Proteins encoded in a region of the Mycteria americana isolate JAX WOST 10 ecotype Jacksonville Zoo and Gardens chromosome 9, USCA_MyAme_1.0, whole genome shotgun sequence genome:
- the SP3 gene encoding transcription factor Sp3 isoform X3 yields the protein MTAPEKPVKQEEMAALDVDSSSHSEYLQHGNGAASASAGAAAPQDAQPSPLALLAATCSKIGPPSPEEDEAAAAAAASHSAGATGDLASVQLTGTPNRWEVLSAAPATIKDEAGSDSSNGTVSNVQYQVIPQIQTADGQQVQLGFAASSDNSSINQETGQIQIIPGSNQTIIASGTPSANIQNILSQSGQVQVQGVAIGGSSFPGQAQVVANVPLGLPGNITFVPINSVDLDSLGLGSGSQTMTAGINADGHLINTGQAMDSSDTSERTGEQVSPEITEAATDNDLFVPTSSSSQLPVTIDSSSILEQNANNLTTTSGQVHSSDLQGNYIQTSVSDDTQAQNIQVSTAQPIVQHIQLQESQQPTSQAQIVQGIAQQTIHGVQASQSISQQALQNLQLQLNPGTFLIQAQTVTPSGQITWQTFQVQGVQNLQNLQIQNAPGQQITLTPVQTLTLGQVAAGGALTSTPVSLSTAQLPNLQTVTVNSIDSAGIQLHQGENAGSPADIRIKEEEPDPEEWQLSGDSTLNTNDLTHLRVQVVDEEGDQPHQEGKRLRRVACTCPNCKEGGGRGSNLGKKKQHICHIPGCGKVYGKTSHLRAHLRWHSGERPFVCTWMFCGKRFTRSDELQRHRRTHTGEKKFVCPECSKRFMRSDHLAKHIKTHQNKKGIHSSSTVLASVEATPDDTLITAGGTTLILANIQQGSVSGIGTVNTSGTSNQDILTNTEIPLQLVTVSGNETME from the exons ATGACCG CTCCCGAGAAGCCCgtgaaacaagaggaaatggctgcCTTAGACGTggacagcagcagccacagcgaGTATCTCCAGCACGGCAACGGCGCCGCCTCGGCCtccgccggggcggccgccccccaG GACGCTCAGCCGTCACCGCTCGCTCTGCTGGCGGCCACCTGCAGCAAGATCGGCCCGCCGTCGCCGGAGGAGGatgaggccgccgccgccgccgctgcctctcACTCTGCCGGAGCG aCAGGGGATTTGGCTTCTGTGCAATTAACAGGAACTCCAAATAGATGGGAGGTCTTGTCTGCAGCTCCTGCCACTATAAAGGATGAAGCTG GATCAGATTCGTCGAATGGTACAGTGTCTAACGTACAATACCAAGTAATACCCCAGATCCAGACAGCGGATGGTCAGCAGGTTCAACTTGGCTTTGCAGCCTCTTCTGATAATAGCAGTATAAATCAAGAAACTGGTCAAATTCAGATCATTCCTGGCTCTAATCAAACCATCATTGCCTCTGGAACACCTTCAGCTAATATTCAGAATATCTTATCACAGTCTGGTCAAGTCCAGGTTCAGGGAGTTGCAATTGGTGGTTCGTCTTTCCCTGGCCAAGCACAAGTAGTTGCTAACGTCCCTCTTGGACTGCCAGGAAATATTACTTTTGTACCCATCAATAGTGTTGATCTAGATTCTCTGGGACTTGGCAGTGGTTCTCAAACCATGACAGCAGGCATTAATGCAGATGGGCACTTGATAAATACTGGACAGGCCATGGATAGTTCAGATACTTCTGAAAGGACTGGTGAGCAAGTTTCTCCTGAAATTACAGAAGCCGCCACTGATAATGACTTATTTGTGCCAACATCATCTTCATCACAATTGCCCGTTACCATAGACAGTTCAAGTATATTGGaacaaaatgcaaacaacttGACCACAACTAGTGGTCAAGTTCATAGTTCTGATCTTCAGGGAAATTACATCCAGACATCAGTCTCTGATGACACACAGGCTCAGAATATTCAGGTCTCCACAGCACAGCCAATTGTACAACACATACAGCTTCAAGAGTCTCAGCAGCCAACCAGTCAAGCCCAGATTGTACAAGGTATTGCGCAGCAGACAATCCACGGTGTGCAAGCAAGTCAAAGTATATCTCAACAGGCTCTTCAAAATCTTCAACTGCAGCTGAATCCTGGAACTTTTTTAATTCAGGCACAAACAGTGACCCCTTCTGGGCAGATAACCTGGCAGACATTTCAAGTGCAAGGAGTTCAGAACTTGCAGAACTTGCAAATTCAGAATGCACCTGGTCAACAAATAACTCTAACCCCTGTGCAGACTCTCACTCTTGGTCAAGTTGCAGCAGGTGGGGCATTGACGTCAACTCCAGTTAGTCTAAGCACTGCTCAATTGCCAAATCTACAGACAGTTACAGTAAACTCTATAGATTCTGCTGGTATTCAGCTGCATCAAGGAGAAAATGCTGGCAGTCCTGCag ATATTAGGATTAAAGAAGAGGAGCCTGATCCAGAAGAGTGGCAGCTCAGTGGTGATTCTACACTGAATACCAATGATCTAACACATCTGAGAGTACAGGTGGTAGATGAGGAAGGGGACCAACCACatcaagagggaaaaagactgcGACGAGTAGCTTGCACGTGTCCCAATTGCAAAGAAGGTGGTGGAAG aggctccaacttgggaaaaaagaagcaacacaTTTGTCACATACCAGGGTGTGGCAAAGTATATGGGAAAACTTCACATTTGAGAGCTCATCTCCGCTGGCATTCTGGAGAGCGTCCATTTGTTTGTACTTGGATGTTCTGTGGCAAAAGGTTCACTCGCAGCGATGAGCTTCAGCGACATCGAAGAACGCACACAG GTGAGAAGAAATTTGTCTGTCCAGAATGTTCAAAACGCTTTATGAGAAGTGACCACCTTGCCAAACACATTAAAACACATCAGAATAAAAAAGGTATTCACTCTAGCAGTACAGTGCTGGCATCAGTAGAAGCAACACCTGATGATAC
- the SP3 gene encoding transcription factor Sp3 isoform X2, translated as MTAPEKPVKQEEMAALDVDSSSHSEYLQHGNGAASASAGAAAPQDAQPSPLALLAATCSKIGPPSPEEDEAAAAAAASHSAGATGDLASVQLTGTPNRWEVLSAAPATIKDEAGNIVQIPGSDSSNGTVSNVQYQVIPQIQTADGQQVQLGFAASSDNSSINQETGQIQIIPGSNQTIIASGTPSANIQNILSQSGQVQVQGVAIGGSSFPGQAQVVANVPLGLPGNITFVPINSVDLDSLGLGSGSQTMTAGINADGHLINTGQAMDSSDTSERTGEQVSPEITEAATDNDLFVPTSSSSQLPVTIDSSSILEQNANNLTTTSGQVHSSDLQGNYIQTSVSDDTQAQNIQVSTAQPIVQHIQLQESQQPTSQAQIVQGIAQQTIHGVQASQSISQQALQNLQLQLNPGTFLIQAQTVTPSGQITWQTFQVQGVQNLQNLQIQNAPGQQITLTPVQTLTLGQVAAGGALTSTPVSLSTAQLPNLQTVTVNSIDSAGIQLHQGENAGSPADIRIKEEEPDPEEWQLSGDSTLNTNDLTHLRVQVVDEEGDQPHQEGKRLRRVACTCPNCKEGGGRGSNLGKKKQHICHIPGCGKVYGKTSHLRAHLRWHSGERPFVCTWMFCGKRFTRSDELQRHRRTHTGEKKFVCPECSKRFMRSDHLAKHIKTHQNKKGIHSSSTVLASVEATPDDTLITAGGTTLILANIQQGSVSGIGTVNTSGTSNQDILTNTEIPLQLVTVSGNETME; from the exons ATGACCG CTCCCGAGAAGCCCgtgaaacaagaggaaatggctgcCTTAGACGTggacagcagcagccacagcgaGTATCTCCAGCACGGCAACGGCGCCGCCTCGGCCtccgccggggcggccgccccccaG GACGCTCAGCCGTCACCGCTCGCTCTGCTGGCGGCCACCTGCAGCAAGATCGGCCCGCCGTCGCCGGAGGAGGatgaggccgccgccgccgccgctgcctctcACTCTGCCGGAGCG aCAGGGGATTTGGCTTCTGTGCAATTAACAGGAACTCCAAATAGATGGGAGGTCTTGTCTGCAGCTCCTGCCACTATAAAGGATGAAGCTGGTAATATAGTACAGATTCCAG GATCAGATTCGTCGAATGGTACAGTGTCTAACGTACAATACCAAGTAATACCCCAGATCCAGACAGCGGATGGTCAGCAGGTTCAACTTGGCTTTGCAGCCTCTTCTGATAATAGCAGTATAAATCAAGAAACTGGTCAAATTCAGATCATTCCTGGCTCTAATCAAACCATCATTGCCTCTGGAACACCTTCAGCTAATATTCAGAATATCTTATCACAGTCTGGTCAAGTCCAGGTTCAGGGAGTTGCAATTGGTGGTTCGTCTTTCCCTGGCCAAGCACAAGTAGTTGCTAACGTCCCTCTTGGACTGCCAGGAAATATTACTTTTGTACCCATCAATAGTGTTGATCTAGATTCTCTGGGACTTGGCAGTGGTTCTCAAACCATGACAGCAGGCATTAATGCAGATGGGCACTTGATAAATACTGGACAGGCCATGGATAGTTCAGATACTTCTGAAAGGACTGGTGAGCAAGTTTCTCCTGAAATTACAGAAGCCGCCACTGATAATGACTTATTTGTGCCAACATCATCTTCATCACAATTGCCCGTTACCATAGACAGTTCAAGTATATTGGaacaaaatgcaaacaacttGACCACAACTAGTGGTCAAGTTCATAGTTCTGATCTTCAGGGAAATTACATCCAGACATCAGTCTCTGATGACACACAGGCTCAGAATATTCAGGTCTCCACAGCACAGCCAATTGTACAACACATACAGCTTCAAGAGTCTCAGCAGCCAACCAGTCAAGCCCAGATTGTACAAGGTATTGCGCAGCAGACAATCCACGGTGTGCAAGCAAGTCAAAGTATATCTCAACAGGCTCTTCAAAATCTTCAACTGCAGCTGAATCCTGGAACTTTTTTAATTCAGGCACAAACAGTGACCCCTTCTGGGCAGATAACCTGGCAGACATTTCAAGTGCAAGGAGTTCAGAACTTGCAGAACTTGCAAATTCAGAATGCACCTGGTCAACAAATAACTCTAACCCCTGTGCAGACTCTCACTCTTGGTCAAGTTGCAGCAGGTGGGGCATTGACGTCAACTCCAGTTAGTCTAAGCACTGCTCAATTGCCAAATCTACAGACAGTTACAGTAAACTCTATAGATTCTGCTGGTATTCAGCTGCATCAAGGAGAAAATGCTGGCAGTCCTGCag ATATTAGGATTAAAGAAGAGGAGCCTGATCCAGAAGAGTGGCAGCTCAGTGGTGATTCTACACTGAATACCAATGATCTAACACATCTGAGAGTACAGGTGGTAGATGAGGAAGGGGACCAACCACatcaagagggaaaaagactgcGACGAGTAGCTTGCACGTGTCCCAATTGCAAAGAAGGTGGTGGAAG aggctccaacttgggaaaaaagaagcaacacaTTTGTCACATACCAGGGTGTGGCAAAGTATATGGGAAAACTTCACATTTGAGAGCTCATCTCCGCTGGCATTCTGGAGAGCGTCCATTTGTTTGTACTTGGATGTTCTGTGGCAAAAGGTTCACTCGCAGCGATGAGCTTCAGCGACATCGAAGAACGCACACAG GTGAGAAGAAATTTGTCTGTCCAGAATGTTCAAAACGCTTTATGAGAAGTGACCACCTTGCCAAACACATTAAAACACATCAGAATAAAAAAGGTATTCACTCTAGCAGTACAGTGCTGGCATCAGTAGAAGCAACACCTGATGATAC
- the SP3 gene encoding transcription factor Sp3 isoform X1 — protein sequence MTAPEKPVKQEEMAALDVDSSSHSEYLQHGNGAASASAGAAAPQDAQPSPLALLAATCSKIGPPSPEEDEAAAAAAASHSAGATGDLASVQLTGTPNRWEVLSAAPATIKDEAGNIVQIPGAATVTSSGQYVLPIQSLQNQQIFSVAPGSDSSNGTVSNVQYQVIPQIQTADGQQVQLGFAASSDNSSINQETGQIQIIPGSNQTIIASGTPSANIQNILSQSGQVQVQGVAIGGSSFPGQAQVVANVPLGLPGNITFVPINSVDLDSLGLGSGSQTMTAGINADGHLINTGQAMDSSDTSERTGEQVSPEITEAATDNDLFVPTSSSSQLPVTIDSSSILEQNANNLTTTSGQVHSSDLQGNYIQTSVSDDTQAQNIQVSTAQPIVQHIQLQESQQPTSQAQIVQGIAQQTIHGVQASQSISQQALQNLQLQLNPGTFLIQAQTVTPSGQITWQTFQVQGVQNLQNLQIQNAPGQQITLTPVQTLTLGQVAAGGALTSTPVSLSTAQLPNLQTVTVNSIDSAGIQLHQGENAGSPADIRIKEEEPDPEEWQLSGDSTLNTNDLTHLRVQVVDEEGDQPHQEGKRLRRVACTCPNCKEGGGRGSNLGKKKQHICHIPGCGKVYGKTSHLRAHLRWHSGERPFVCTWMFCGKRFTRSDELQRHRRTHTGEKKFVCPECSKRFMRSDHLAKHIKTHQNKKGIHSSSTVLASVEATPDDTLITAGGTTLILANIQQGSVSGIGTVNTSGTSNQDILTNTEIPLQLVTVSGNETME from the exons ATGACCG CTCCCGAGAAGCCCgtgaaacaagaggaaatggctgcCTTAGACGTggacagcagcagccacagcgaGTATCTCCAGCACGGCAACGGCGCCGCCTCGGCCtccgccggggcggccgccccccaG GACGCTCAGCCGTCACCGCTCGCTCTGCTGGCGGCCACCTGCAGCAAGATCGGCCCGCCGTCGCCGGAGGAGGatgaggccgccgccgccgccgctgcctctcACTCTGCCGGAGCG aCAGGGGATTTGGCTTCTGTGCAATTAACAGGAACTCCAAATAGATGGGAGGTCTTGTCTGCAGCTCCTGCCACTATAAAGGATGAAGCTGGTAATATAGTACAGATTCCAGGTGCTGCCACAGTAACTTCAAGTGGGCAGTATGTCCTTCCTATTCAGAGTTTGCAAAATCAACAAATCTTTTCTGTTGCACCAGGATCAGATTCGTCGAATGGTACAGTGTCTAACGTACAATACCAAGTAATACCCCAGATCCAGACAGCGGATGGTCAGCAGGTTCAACTTGGCTTTGCAGCCTCTTCTGATAATAGCAGTATAAATCAAGAAACTGGTCAAATTCAGATCATTCCTGGCTCTAATCAAACCATCATTGCCTCTGGAACACCTTCAGCTAATATTCAGAATATCTTATCACAGTCTGGTCAAGTCCAGGTTCAGGGAGTTGCAATTGGTGGTTCGTCTTTCCCTGGCCAAGCACAAGTAGTTGCTAACGTCCCTCTTGGACTGCCAGGAAATATTACTTTTGTACCCATCAATAGTGTTGATCTAGATTCTCTGGGACTTGGCAGTGGTTCTCAAACCATGACAGCAGGCATTAATGCAGATGGGCACTTGATAAATACTGGACAGGCCATGGATAGTTCAGATACTTCTGAAAGGACTGGTGAGCAAGTTTCTCCTGAAATTACAGAAGCCGCCACTGATAATGACTTATTTGTGCCAACATCATCTTCATCACAATTGCCCGTTACCATAGACAGTTCAAGTATATTGGaacaaaatgcaaacaacttGACCACAACTAGTGGTCAAGTTCATAGTTCTGATCTTCAGGGAAATTACATCCAGACATCAGTCTCTGATGACACACAGGCTCAGAATATTCAGGTCTCCACAGCACAGCCAATTGTACAACACATACAGCTTCAAGAGTCTCAGCAGCCAACCAGTCAAGCCCAGATTGTACAAGGTATTGCGCAGCAGACAATCCACGGTGTGCAAGCAAGTCAAAGTATATCTCAACAGGCTCTTCAAAATCTTCAACTGCAGCTGAATCCTGGAACTTTTTTAATTCAGGCACAAACAGTGACCCCTTCTGGGCAGATAACCTGGCAGACATTTCAAGTGCAAGGAGTTCAGAACTTGCAGAACTTGCAAATTCAGAATGCACCTGGTCAACAAATAACTCTAACCCCTGTGCAGACTCTCACTCTTGGTCAAGTTGCAGCAGGTGGGGCATTGACGTCAACTCCAGTTAGTCTAAGCACTGCTCAATTGCCAAATCTACAGACAGTTACAGTAAACTCTATAGATTCTGCTGGTATTCAGCTGCATCAAGGAGAAAATGCTGGCAGTCCTGCag ATATTAGGATTAAAGAAGAGGAGCCTGATCCAGAAGAGTGGCAGCTCAGTGGTGATTCTACACTGAATACCAATGATCTAACACATCTGAGAGTACAGGTGGTAGATGAGGAAGGGGACCAACCACatcaagagggaaaaagactgcGACGAGTAGCTTGCACGTGTCCCAATTGCAAAGAAGGTGGTGGAAG aggctccaacttgggaaaaaagaagcaacacaTTTGTCACATACCAGGGTGTGGCAAAGTATATGGGAAAACTTCACATTTGAGAGCTCATCTCCGCTGGCATTCTGGAGAGCGTCCATTTGTTTGTACTTGGATGTTCTGTGGCAAAAGGTTCACTCGCAGCGATGAGCTTCAGCGACATCGAAGAACGCACACAG GTGAGAAGAAATTTGTCTGTCCAGAATGTTCAAAACGCTTTATGAGAAGTGACCACCTTGCCAAACACATTAAAACACATCAGAATAAAAAAGGTATTCACTCTAGCAGTACAGTGCTGGCATCAGTAGAAGCAACACCTGATGATAC